From the Kallotenue papyrolyticum genome, the window GCTGCTGGCGCGGCTGTTGCCGCCGCGGCTGCCGCTGGTGGTGATCGACCGGCGCCTGCCGGGGGTGGCGGCCGACTACGTGCTGGTGGACAACCTCGGCGGTGCGTACCGCGCCGTGGAGCACCTGCTAGCGCTTGGCCATCGCCGCATCGCCTGTGTGAGTTTGCCGGAGCGGCCCAGCAGCGTGGTGGAGCGCATTCACGGCTATCAACAGGCCCTGCGCGACGCCGGCATCCTGCCGCTGGCGCCGATCGACCTGGCCTTGCACGGCAGGCCATCCCACGCCAGCGTGCCTAGCTACAGCGCCGACGAACTGGCGCCGGTGGACCAGGCACTGGCCATGCAAGAGCCTCCGACGGCCTTCTTCTGCGTCAACGATTTCATCGCGCTGGGCGTGCTGCAGCATGTGCGCGCGCGAGGCATACGCGTGCCCGACGAGCTGGCAATTGTCGGCTTCGACGACATTGCGCTGGCGCCCTACATGCCCGTGCCGCTCACGACCGTGGCGCAGCCCAAGTACGAGATCGGCGTGCAGGCCGCGCAGGCGTTGATCGACCAGATCGCCGGCGCCGCCGCATCCGGTCGGACGTTGATCCTGCCCACCAGTCTGGTGGTACGCGCCTCCACCGCCGCGCCGGCGCTGGCCGCGCTGCCCACTACTGTGCTGTCGGAACCGCAGCGCTAGGTCGTTGCCCTGGCAACGCGCCTGGCCATCTGCGTCAAGGAGGACCCTTATGGCCAGTCTGTCTGTTCGCTCGCTGTCCGTCGTGGTGCTGCTGACCCTGGTGCTGGCGGCCTGTGGCGCGCCGACAGCCGCACCCACCGGTGAGCGTCCGGCCTCGCCCGCAGCCGAATCGCCCGCGGCCTCACCGGCGACAGCGGCGACCACCACCGGCCAGACCATCAGAGTGACCACCACCAACGCGCCCGACGAGAATAACCCGGCGGATGTGGCGCGCCATCAGCAACTGTTGGAGCTGTTCAAGCAGATCCGGCCCGACGTGGTGGTCGAGGCGCGCCAGGGCGGCTTCGACAAGGCCACCTTCGCTGCCAAGCTCGCCGCCGGAACCATGGAGGATGCCTACCTGGTGCCGTTTACCGAGCCGCAGGACCTGATCGCCAAGGGCTATGCCGCCGATATCACCGAGCTGATGCAGGCCTGGGAGCACTACGAGAGCTTCAACCCCGATGTGCTGCGTATTGTGCAGGATGCCAACGGACGCATCTACGGCGTGCCGGTGGGCGGCTATGCCCTGGGGCTGCTCTACAACCGCAAGCTCTTCGAACAGGCCGGCCTCGATCCCAACCGTCCGCCCACGACCTGGGACGAACTGCGCCAGTATGCGCGCCAGATCAAGGAGCGCACCGGCAAGGCCGGGTTCGCCGAGTTGAGCAAGGGCAACCAGGGCGGCTGGCATCTGACCGCCTGGATCTACAGCTTCGGCGGCGATCTGGAGCAGCAGCGCGACGGTAAGTGGACGGCCACCTTCAACAACGACGCCGCCGTGCGGGCGCTGCAGACGCTCAAAGCCATGCGCTGGGAAGATCGCTCGATGACCGAACAGCAGTTGCTGGAGGTCGCCGATGTGCTGCCCCTCCTGTCCACCGGCGAGGTAGCCATGGCGGTGATGGCGCCCGATGCGCTCCAGGGCATGAAGACCCAGTTCCAGGCGCCGATCGAGGATTTCGGCATGGGACCGCTGCCCCAGGGCGGCGGCAACGCCACGCTTGCCGGCGGCGCGGCCTGGATGTTCAATCCCAAATCGCCACCCGAGGTGATCAAGGCCGCCTTCGACTGGACCGTCAACCGCGACTTCAACCTGCAGGCCTTTGAAGCCGATCTGCGCGGCCAGCAGGAGCGCGGACAGTTGGTGGGGCTGCCCAGCCTGCCACTGTTCCGCGGCGAGTTCCAGCAGCAGCGCGAGGCGATCATCGCCAAGTACACCAACGTACCGCTGGAGCACTACCGGCCCTACACCGAGGCGCAACTGCAACTGCGTCCGGAGCCGCCGGTGGAGACCCAGAAGCTGTATGCCGTGCTCGACAGCGTGATGCAGGCGATCCTGACCGACGCCAATGCCGATCCGCGAGCGGCGCTCGATCAGGCCGCGCAGGAGTTCCAGACCCAGGTGCTCGATCAACTGCCGACGCAGTAGGCGGATGGCCGGGGCCTGACACAAAGGCGTCAGGCCCCACCTCCAGATGTAAGCCATGGACGAACCGATGCGTATCGCGCCCTCGCCCGCGCTGGCCCGACCGGCGCGCGTGCGGCGACGGCTCCGGCACAACCTCACCGCCTATCTCTTTCTGCTCCCGGCGCTGCTGCTGTTCGGGCTGTTCGCCTGGTATCCGATCCTGCGCGGCCTGGTGATCAGCTTCCAGCGCGTCGATCTGATCAACCCGCCCGCCTGGGTCGGGCTGGCCAACTTCCGGCTGATCTTCGGCGATCCGCTCTTCTGGCGCGCCTGGCGCAACACCCTCCAGTTCGCCGGGCTGGCGCTGCTGATCGGCTACCTGGTGCCGGTGGCGCTGGCGATCGCCATCAACGAGCTGCGCCATGGTCGCGCCTATTTTCGGCTGGCCTTCTACCTGCCGGTGATTCTGCCGCCGATGGTCAGCGTGCTGCTGTGGAAGTGGTTCTACGATCCGGGCTATGGCCTGGCCAACGCCGGGTTGCGGCTGCTTGATCTCCCGCCGCAGCCCTGGCTGCAATCACCGCGCACCGCCATGCTCGCGCTGGTGATCATGTCCACCTGGGCCAACGCCGGCGGCACGATGCTGATCTATCTGGCCGCCCTCCAGGGCATTCCGGCCCACCTCTACGACGCTGCCGAGATCGACGGCGCCAACCTGTGGCAGCGCCTGGTGCACATCACCCTGCCGCAGTTGCGCCTGGTGATGCTGATCCTGCTGGTGTTGCAGATCATCGGCACCATGCAGGTCTTCACCGAGCCGTTTGTGATGACCGATGGCGGGCCGGTCAATGCCACGCTGACGGTGATGCTGCTGCTGTATCGCTACGCCTTCCGCTACAACAACTTCGGCGCCGCCGGGGCGCTGGGGCTGTGTTTGTTTGTGGTGCTGGCGAGCTTTTCGTTACTCTACCTGTGGTTGTTGCGTCGCAGCGCGGCGCGCGAGAGGGGAGGCCTGGCATGACCTGGCGCGCGCTGCGTGGAGGCCGGCGGCATACCACCTTCGACGCCGCCGAGCGTACGCTGATCTCGCCGCTGGAGCTGCGCCGGCCCGCGGGCCGGCTGGCCTACTGGCTGGTCTTTGCGCTGCTGCTGGCGCTGACGCTGACTACGATCTTTCCGCTGTACTGGATGTTCAGCGGCGCGCTCAAAAGCACGCTGGAACTGTTCCGCATGCCGCCGACACTCTGGCCCGCCGAGCCGCAGTGGAGCAACTATCCGCTGGCCTGGAGCCGCCTGCGCTACAGCCTGTACTTCCGCAACACGCTGATCCTGGCGCTGGTCGGTTGGCTGTTGCAACTGTTTGTCTCGACCACCGCGGCCTTTGCGCTCTCCAAGCTGCGGCCAGCCTTCGGCAACGCGCTGCTGTTTTTGTTTCTGAGCACGCTGATGGTGCCGCGCGAAGCCTACCTGATCCCGCAGTACCTGACCGTGGTACGCCTGCCGCTGCTGAATATCCGGCTGATCGATAGCTGGTGGGCGGTCTGGCTGCCCGGCGCGGTCAGCGCCTTCAACATCTTTGTGCTCAAAGCCTTTTTCGACGAGATCCCCGAGGATCTGACCGACGCGGCGCGCATCGACGGCGCCAATGCCTGGCAGCTCTTTACGCGCATCGTGCTACCGCTGTCCAGGCCGGCGCTGGCGGTGGTCTCGATCTTCGCCGTGATCGGCACCTGGAAGGATTTTTTCTGGCCCTTCCTGGTGCTGACCAACGCCGACCGCCAGCCGATCATGGTCGCGCTCTACCGGCTAGCCGAGCGCGCCCAGGAGCCGCTCAACCTGATCGTCGCGGCGCTGGCGATCGCCAGCGTGCCGCCGCTGGTGCTGTTTTTCCTGTTCCAACGCCAGATCATCCGCGGTATCACCCTGACCGGGCTGAAAGGCTGACGCATGCATCCGCCGCTCAATCTCTACATCATCTCGCACACCCACTGGGATCGCGAGTGGTACCTGACCTTCCAGCAGTTCCGCTTCCGGCTGGTCGAGCTGATCGACGATCTGCTGGAGCTGCTGCGCCGCGATCCGGAGTTTCGCCATTTTCACCTCGACGGCCAGACGATCGTGCTGGAGGACTACCTGGCGATCCGCCCGCAGCGCGAGGCCGAGCTGGCCGCGCACATCCGTAGCGGGCGGATCCTAGTGGGGCCGTGGTACGTCCAGCCCGACGAATTTCTGGTCTCGGGCGAGGCGATCATCCGCAACCTGCTGATCGGCCTGCGCATCGCGCGACGCTACGGCGAGCCGATGGCGGTGGGCTATCTGCCCGATTCGTTTGGCCATATCGCGCAGTTGCCGCAGCTTCTGCACGGCTTTGGACTGGAGAGCTTTGTGCATGGTCGCGGTACCTTTGTGAGTCGCACCGGCGGCACCGAGTACTGGTGGCAGGGTCTGGACGGCTCGCGCGTGCTGGGCATCTTTCTGGCCAACTGGTACGACAACGCGCGGCGCTTTCCGGAGGATCCCGATGCGGCGACGCGCTTTGTGGAACAGGTGGTCGAGCGCCTCAGCGCTGCCGGCGCGGGCCGCGAACGTCTGCTGATGAACGGCGTCGATCACCTGGTAGCGCAGGCCAACCTGAGCGCCATCCGCCGCGCGCTGGCGCAGCGCTACCAGGGCGGTCGGCTGATGCATGCGGCGTTGCCCGAGGCGATCGCCGCGCTGCGCACCACGGCGGGTCCGCACCTGCGCACGCTGACGGGCGAGCTACGCGACGAGTCGGAGGGGACGCTGCTGACCGGCGTGCTCTCGGCGCGCGTACGTCTCAAGCAGCGCAACCAGGCCGTTGAGCACCTGCTGGAGACCTGGGTCGAGCCCTACGAGTGCTGGGCGGCGCTGCTGGGCAAGCCCTACGAGCGCGATTTTCTGCGCTACGCCTGGAAGCTGCTGCTGCAGAACCATGCCCATGATTCGATCTGCGGCTGCTCGATCGACCAGGTGCACCGCGAGATGCTGCCGCGCTTCGATCAGGCCGAGCAGGTGGGCGAGGAGCTGCTCGGGCGCGCGCTCGGCTGGATCGCTGCCCGCGTCGATACGCGTCCCGGCGCGCCGGACGCCGCGGCGTCGGCACCTACGCCCCTGCTGGTGCACAATCCGCTGCCGCGCCGGCGCAACGCTGTGGCGATCTTTACGCTCGACGTCGCGCAGCGCGCGGCCTACGCCACGATCGAGCTGCGCGACCCCGCCGGACGGCGCGTGCCGACGCAGGTGCTGCGCCGCGAGCAGGGTTTGCGCAAGGAACTGTCGCCGATCGACACGCCGCGCGACGTGCCCGTTAGCCGCTACACCGTAGC encodes:
- a CDS encoding alpha-mannosidase produces the protein MHPPLNLYIISHTHWDREWYLTFQQFRFRLVELIDDLLELLRRDPEFRHFHLDGQTIVLEDYLAIRPQREAELAAHIRSGRILVGPWYVQPDEFLVSGEAIIRNLLIGLRIARRYGEPMAVGYLPDSFGHIAQLPQLLHGFGLESFVHGRGTFVSRTGGTEYWWQGLDGSRVLGIFLANWYDNARRFPEDPDAATRFVEQVVERLSAAGAGRERLLMNGVDHLVAQANLSAIRRALAQRYQGGRLMHAALPEAIAALRTTAGPHLRTLTGELRDESEGTLLTGVLSARVRLKQRNQAVEHLLETWVEPYECWAALLGKPYERDFLRYAWKLLLQNHAHDSICGCSIDQVHREMLPRFDQAEQVGEELLGRALGWIAARVDTRPGAPDAAASAPTPLLVHNPLPRRRNAVAIFTLDVAQRAAYATIELRDPAGRRVPTQVLRREQGLRKELSPIDTPRDVPVSRYTVAARLDDLPACGYRVYQAHVSERLPGAPAALATVGGLENEHLRVTVAPDGTLTITDKASGQRFERLHFFRDEGDIGDLYNYAKPLADTVVETLGGYAEVRVLAAGPLVAELEIVVRPRLPLAARADREGRSATTVEVPIRTRVRLEQGSRLVRCETTLDNSVADHRLRVVFPLGVPVAAALADTSFGLVERPVELPSFWPFPSRDRPHRSLVDVRAPGRGLALLSRGLYEHDLRPDGQLELTLLRCVGHMFIDFATLEPRDPVPEGQSPGVHSFSYALLPHAGDLPPEALVEAAAAFNAPLRVWQTDAHAGDLPPEHSFLQLEPAALQLSAVKWAEDRDTLIVRCYNTTAQPVAGRLRVAGAWRAAYRVNLDEQREARMPLSAGALDLHLAPWQILSVELDAQAESAPDEQPREEPHEYAT
- a CDS encoding carbohydrate ABC transporter permease — protein: MTWRALRGGRRHTTFDAAERTLISPLELRRPAGRLAYWLVFALLLALTLTTIFPLYWMFSGALKSTLELFRMPPTLWPAEPQWSNYPLAWSRLRYSLYFRNTLILALVGWLLQLFVSTTAAFALSKLRPAFGNALLFLFLSTLMVPREAYLIPQYLTVVRLPLLNIRLIDSWWAVWLPGAVSAFNIFVLKAFFDEIPEDLTDAARIDGANAWQLFTRIVLPLSRPALAVVSIFAVIGTWKDFFWPFLVLTNADRQPIMVALYRLAERAQEPLNLIVAALAIASVPPLVLFFLFQRQIIRGITLTGLKG
- a CDS encoding ABC transporter substrate-binding protein is translated as MASLSVRSLSVVVLLTLVLAACGAPTAAPTGERPASPAAESPAASPATAATTTGQTIRVTTTNAPDENNPADVARHQQLLELFKQIRPDVVVEARQGGFDKATFAAKLAAGTMEDAYLVPFTEPQDLIAKGYAADITELMQAWEHYESFNPDVLRIVQDANGRIYGVPVGGYALGLLYNRKLFEQAGLDPNRPPTTWDELRQYARQIKERTGKAGFAELSKGNQGGWHLTAWIYSFGGDLEQQRDGKWTATFNNDAAVRALQTLKAMRWEDRSMTEQQLLEVADVLPLLSTGEVAMAVMAPDALQGMKTQFQAPIEDFGMGPLPQGGGNATLAGGAAWMFNPKSPPEVIKAAFDWTVNRDFNLQAFEADLRGQQERGQLVGLPSLPLFRGEFQQQREAIIAKYTNVPLEHYRPYTEAQLQLRPEPPVETQKLYAVLDSVMQAILTDANADPRAALDQAAQEFQTQVLDQLPTQ
- a CDS encoding carbohydrate ABC transporter permease, whose protein sequence is MDEPMRIAPSPALARPARVRRRLRHNLTAYLFLLPALLLFGLFAWYPILRGLVISFQRVDLINPPAWVGLANFRLIFGDPLFWRAWRNTLQFAGLALLIGYLVPVALAIAINELRHGRAYFRLAFYLPVILPPMVSVLLWKWFYDPGYGLANAGLRLLDLPPQPWLQSPRTAMLALVIMSTWANAGGTMLIYLAALQGIPAHLYDAAEIDGANLWQRLVHITLPQLRLVMLILLVLQIIGTMQVFTEPFVMTDGGPVNATLTVMLLLYRYAFRYNNFGAAGALGLCLFVVLASFSLLYLWLLRRSAARERGGLA
- a CDS encoding GntR family transcriptional regulator, which encodes MVQLDPSSPRPLYQQLADQLRQQIITGAWPAGYRLAPELELAAQLGVSRGTVRQAMDLLVDQGLLQRTPGKGSFVRASDGQVRSQLIGIVVPYLRDSLTTDVLRGVEATLRRSGYSLIFCHSEGDLQLEGAQIERLLREGVRGLILFPIAAQDEPALLARLLPPRLPLVVIDRRLPGVAADYVLVDNLGGAYRAVEHLLALGHRRIACVSLPERPSSVVERIHGYQQALRDAGILPLAPIDLALHGRPSHASVPSYSADELAPVDQALAMQEPPTAFFCVNDFIALGVLQHVRARGIRVPDELAIVGFDDIALAPYMPVPLTTVAQPKYEIGVQAAQALIDQIAGAAASGRTLILPTSLVVRASTAAPALAALPTTVLSEPQR